TGAAGGATTGGCGGTTAAATGCGATGTTTCCCGGAAAGAAGAGGTGGATAATTTGATAAAAAAAGCCGTTGAGAAATTCGGGAAACTGGATATTTTAGTCAATAATGCCGGAATTTTTCCTTTTACGCCTTTTCTGAAAATGACGGAAGCTGATTGGGATAAGGTTTTAAACATTAATTTGAAAAGCGTTTTTATGTGTTCGCAGGAGGCGGTTAAAATGATGAAAGACGGCGGGAAAATAATTAGCATATCGTCTATCGCCGCTTTTATAGGATTTGAAGGACTGACGCATTATTGCGCTTCCAAGGGAGGAATTAGCGCTTTCACAAGGGCTTTGGCTTTGGAATTGGCTTCTAAAAAAATAAATGTGAATGCAGTCGCTCCCGGCGTCATTAATACTCCCGGAGTGAGTGAGGTTTTTAATGATGAAGTTAAAAAACAGACGATTGCCGTTATCCCTTGGCAAAGGATGGGATTGCCCGAAGATATTGCCAACGCCGTTGTTTTTTTGGCTTCCGATAAAGCGGATTACATAACCGGCCAGACCATTGTTGTTGACGGCGGATATACTCTCAGATAAAA
The bacterium DNA segment above includes these coding regions:
- a CDS encoding SDR family NAD(P)-dependent oxidoreductase; its protein translation is MDLKNKVAIVTGARRGIGKGIVMALAKEGCNVVVSDINEEECEIVVGEIEKIGVEGLAVKCDVSRKEEVDNLIKKAVEKFGKLDILVNNAGIFPFTPFLKMTEADWDKVLNINLKSVFMCSQEAVKMMKDGGKIISISSIAAFIGFEGLTHYCASKGGISAFTRALALELASKKINVNAVAPGVINTPGVSEVFNDEVKKQTIAVIPWQRMGLPEDIANAVVFLASDKADYITGQTIVVDGGYTLR